The sequence GGTCTTTCAGAATACAATGGAGTTTTTCGCAGGTTTGAATTCAAAGGTGAAAAAAACGGAGTCATTGTTTACGACGATTATGCTCATCATCCAACTGAAATAGAAGCAACTCTGAAAGGTATCAAAGAAAACACGGATAAAAGAATTGTCGTAATCTTCCAACCACATTTGTTTTCCCGAACCGGAGATTTCTATCGGGAATTCGGTCGTTCATTTCTCCAATCAGATATTCTGTTGATAACTCCGATCTATCCGGCACGAGAAAAACCGATCCCGGGAATTACCGGTAAAATGATTGCAGATGCTGCCATTCAAACTGGTCATAAAAATGTTCATTATGTCGAATCAAATGAGAAGATCGTTGAAAAAATAACGGAAGTTTCCAATTCCAATGATATTGTCATCACAATGGGAGCGGGAAATATTTATCAGTTCGGTGAGAAGTTTCTCAAATAAATCTTGCGAATGGTCTTGACCTTCGCAATGGTTGAATAAGTTGAACTTGGAAAACCTTCCGAACGGTCTCTACCAGAGAAATTTCTTTCACTTGACCTTCGGAACGGTTGAATTAGTTTAATAAGTTGAATTAATGAAATTCATGTAATTCGCTTGTCAGGGCGTAGTTTTAACGAAGACTGATGAAGAAAAAAGAAAAAATGGAAAAAGTATTTGACACAAAAACGCTAACTTCAAATTTTTCAACGAGTTGTTTGAAGGAATACTCAAATATCAAAATTGGGGAGGAAGCAAAGTATCTCTTTATACCGCACACTTTTAGCGATTTAAATAAGATCATAAAAAAAGCAAAAAAAGAAAATCATGAAATTCTGCCTTTGGGAGGATGTTCTAACATTCTTTTTGGCAATACCAGAAACAGGTTTTTGATTCACGATCAAAAGTTACCGAAATCATTACGAATAAACAGAAATAAAGTAGTTGTCTCAGCAAATTATTATCTCAACGAATTTGTTCAAATTCTGCAGGAGCATGAGCTTGGCGGATTGGAATTTTTATACGGAATTCCAGCTCATCTTGGTGGTGCAGTTTTTATGAATGCAGGAGCATTTGGTCATAATATTTCCGAATTCGTTAATTGGATTGAGGTTATGGATAAATCCGGTAATATAAAAATATTTGAAAAGGATAATCTGAAATTTGATTATAGAAAAACATCTATCAATGGTTCATCTATCAATGGTTTTATTTTAACTGTCGAACTGGATTTAAAGTCAAAATCAAAAATGGAAATTGATTCTGATCTAAAAAAATATTTATCGAAAAGAAAAGAAAGACATCCGTATAATTATCCGAGTTTAGGAAGTATTTTCAAAAATCCGGAAGGAAAAACTGCTGGAAAACTGATCGAAGAATGCGGATTAAAAGGACGAAATTTTGGAGATGCTGAAATCAGCAGAAAACATGCAAATTTCATAGTTAATAAAGGAAATGCAACATTTCAAAATGTAATAGACCTGATAAAACTTTGCCGGGAAAAAGTATATGAAAAATTCCAGATAAAACTGGAAACGGAAATAAGGGTGATCAATTGAAGAAGAAAAAAAGACGCGGTTCGAGCCGGTATTATTTCATTTATATTTTTTTGATCCTGCTAATTATTATGAGTGTGATCGGGATCAGAAGTTTGATCACAAAACTCAGTTTTTTTGAGATCTCCGAAATCAAGATCATGGGAAATCATAACCTGGAAAAAGATTTTCTTAAAAATCTCTCCAAAGATTGCTATGGAAAAAATCTTTATGCAATTTCCAAAAATGAGATACAAAGAAGATATACCAATATTGTGCGTGTAAAAAATGCGAATATCAGCAGAATATTTCCTCATAAACTAAGGATCAAAATCGTCGAAAGACTTGGTTTGTTCTATCTAAAAACTAAAGAAGGGGAACTCT is a genomic window of Candidatus Cloacimonadota bacterium containing:
- the murB gene encoding UDP-N-acetylmuramate dehydrogenase, which encodes MKKKEKMEKVFDTKTLTSNFSTSCLKEYSNIKIGEEAKYLFIPHTFSDLNKIIKKAKKENHEILPLGGCSNILFGNTRNRFLIHDQKLPKSLRINRNKVVVSANYYLNEFVQILQEHELGGLEFLYGIPAHLGGAVFMNAGAFGHNISEFVNWIEVMDKSGNIKIFEKDNLKFDYRKTSINGSSINGFILTVELDLKSKSKMEIDSDLKKYLSKRKERHPYNYPSLGSIFKNPEGKTAGKLIEECGLKGRNFGDAEISRKHANFIVNKGNATFQNVIDLIKLCREKVYEKFQIKLETEIRVIN